From Bacillus clarus, the proteins below share one genomic window:
- a CDS encoding lipoprotein has product MKLLRSFLILTLVVLLSACNTATKVIKVQENGETTLKIGSLQGYYDVQTLKAKKGNVEIPYEAAVEEGTILLQVTKDDKVIYEEEVTSQKEGLLSFETPKSGSYDLIVRVKGEEEKAKGIQIHTKL; this is encoded by the coding sequence ATGAAATTGCTACGCTCATTTCTCATTCTCACTCTTGTTGTATTGTTAAGCGCATGCAATACAGCAACAAAAGTCATAAAGGTTCAAGAAAATGGCGAAACGACTTTAAAAATCGGCTCCCTGCAAGGGTATTACGATGTGCAAACGCTTAAAGCTAAAAAAGGAAATGTGGAAATTCCTTATGAAGCAGCCGTTGAAGAAGGTACGATTTTATTGCAAGTCACAAAAGACGATAAGGTCATTTATGAAGAAGAAGTTACTTCTCAAAAAGAAGGTTTGCTTTCTTTTGAAACGCCAAAATCCGGATCATATGATTTAATTGTACGCGTGAAGGGTGAAGAAGAGAAAGCGAAAGGAATTCAAATACATACGAAGCTATGA
- a CDS encoding YjcZ family sporulation protein yields MDFGGSCSSFGGGFALIVVLFILLIIVGASCFC; encoded by the coding sequence ATGGACTTTGGTGGTAGTTGTAGTAGTTTTGGTGGCGGATTCGCCTTAATCGTTGTGCTCTTTATATTATTAATCATAGTTGGAGCTAGCTGCTTTTGCTGA
- a CDS encoding ribonuclease yields the protein MDVKHKKLVINDNETVTQADYEVAIEIEKKLEGQRQEQKPKEEKKQPEETQKSEQSKVTVNTDKSIYENEIKPKIDAMIKEYDDIWNQEWRPIWGEASKGPESVEPNAIKEKMEKVSNRYDDLSTKNTEFKGAEKLSNPELKEKMDTFRVEFGLATNYRSNAGKAVTQGLKGIAPMKERMEEARKSIKLSDEKLINAVASLTEIESKLGVKRN from the coding sequence ATGGATGTTAAACATAAAAAACTTGTCATTAATGATAATGAAACTGTTACACAAGCGGATTATGAAGTAGCTATCGAGATAGAAAAGAAATTAGAGGGACAAAGACAAGAACAAAAACCTAAAGAAGAAAAAAAACAACCGGAGGAAACTCAAAAGTCAGAGCAATCAAAAGTAACTGTAAATACCGATAAAAGTATTTACGAAAATGAAATTAAACCTAAAATTGATGCCATGATAAAAGAATATGATGATATATGGAATCAAGAATGGAGACCTATTTGGGGTGAAGCAAGTAAAGGTCCTGAATCTGTAGAGCCAAACGCTATAAAAGAAAAAATGGAAAAAGTTTCAAATAGATACGATGACCTATCCACAAAAAATACAGAATTTAAAGGTGCTGAAAAACTAAGTAATCCTGAACTAAAAGAGAAGATGGATACATTTAGAGTAGAGTTTGGCCTAGCAACGAACTATAGAAGTAATGCTGGAAAAGCTGTAACTCAAGGATTAAAAGGTATAGCTCCAATGAAAGAAAGAATGGAAGAAGCTCGAAAATCAATTAAACTTTCTGATGAAAAGTTAATCAACGCGGTAGCTAGCCTAACTGAAATTGAATCAAAATTAGGGGTTAAGCGCAACTAA
- a CDS encoding DUF4064 domain-containing protein gives MKRTTEFVLGLIGGIFGILGAILALMIGGLGAAFEADGANSIIGLGWAAVALSILGIVGSVMVKSKAKAGGIMMTIAAIGGFICIFVFYLLPGILLLIGGLMGIFRKDKASVSA, from the coding sequence ATGAAAAGAACAACTGAATTTGTACTAGGTCTTATTGGTGGTATTTTTGGTATCCTAGGTGCTATCCTGGCTTTAATGATCGGCGGACTGGGAGCTGCATTCGAAGCTGACGGAGCAAACTCTATTATCGGATTAGGATGGGCAGCTGTAGCTTTATCAATATTAGGCATCGTTGGGTCTGTAATGGTGAAAAGTAAAGCTAAAGCAGGCGGAATCATGATGACAATTGCTGCGATTGGTGGATTTATTTGTATTTTTGTATTCTACCTATTACCAGGTATATTACTATTAATCGGCGGATTAATGGGTATCTTCCGTAAAGACAAGGCTTCTGTATCTGCATAA
- a CDS encoding DUF4352 domain-containing protein: MYKKMGTLALTGALAFSLAACGGTEETAKKVSSDPKSEQSTDKKEEKKEFKVGETIQLGDHKLTVSNIEKSQGGEFDKPKEDHEFVIANVTIENGGKEEISYNPFDFSLQNSEGNIVNETFTTVNQNTQLNAGQLAPNGKVSGSIAFEVKQGDPKLQLIFKPNFLSKKEIRINLQ; the protein is encoded by the coding sequence ATGTATAAGAAAATGGGTACATTAGCTTTAACTGGTGCACTTGCTTTCAGTTTAGCTGCATGTGGAGGAACTGAGGAAACAGCAAAGAAAGTATCAAGTGATCCAAAATCAGAACAATCAACAGACAAAAAAGAAGAAAAGAAAGAATTTAAAGTTGGGGAAACAATTCAACTAGGTGATCACAAATTAACTGTTTCGAACATTGAAAAGTCTCAAGGTGGAGAATTTGACAAGCCTAAAGAGGACCATGAATTTGTAATAGCTAATGTGACTATAGAAAACGGCGGTAAAGAGGAAATAAGCTATAATCCTTTTGATTTTAGCTTACAAAATAGCGAAGGTAATATCGTTAACGAAACATTTACTACGGTAAATCAAAATACACAATTAAACGCTGGACAACTAGCTCCAAACGGAAAGGTTTCAGGAAGTATTGCTTTCGAAGTAAAACAAGGCGATCCTAAACTTCAATTAATCTTCAAACCTAATTTCTTATCTAAAAAAGAAATTAGAATTAATCTTCAATAA